The genomic segment TGTGATCGTGGTGCGCCAAGAGGGGCCACGCGGCGGGCCTGGCATGCGCGAGATGCTGGCGCTCACCAGCATGGTCAAGGGCATCCCCGAGCTCAGCAGCACCACCGCGCTGATCACCGACGGGCGCTTCAGCGGCGGCACGCGCGGCCTGTGCATCGGCCACGTCTCGCCCGAGGCGGCGGAGGGCGGCCCGATCGGCCTCATCCGCGATGGCGACATCATCAACATCGACCTGAGCGCACGGCGGCTGGAGGTCGAGATCTCCGCCGAGGAACTGGAGGCGCGCCGCGCGGACTGGAAGCCGACCACGCCGGCCTACCGGCGCGGCTGGCTGGCCCGCTACACCCGCCTGGTCACCAACGCCAGCAACGGCGCGGTGCTTGAGTAGCACGTAGCCACACCATGATCGGCCAGCGGCACCGCGCGGGATCTTCCTTCGCGGTGCCGCTATGTCGCCCCAGCAACACCTCAGCCACATTCATCAGAGAGCCGCTCTACTGCAGCCTGCTTTATCTCAGCTTGGCATCATTTATGCGTCGTGGGGCGCATGGTATCGTTGGGAAAGCCGAATCTGTGAACGAAGAGGGACACGCTGGTGATCGCACCAAACCAAGCGCACCTTCACCACACCACCACACGCTCACACCTCGCCCAGGCCGCGCTGCTCATCCTGGCGCTCATCCCGCCGCTGTATGTCATCATCCTCATCCTCACGCTCACCGTCGATGTGCCTTTTGCCGACCAGTGGGCGCTGGTGCCGCTGCTGCAGCACGCCTACCAGGGGCGGCTGAACCTAGGCGAGCTGTGGGCACAGCACAACGAGCACCGCCTGCTGTTCCCGCGCCTGCTGATGCTGGGGCTTGCTTGGCTCACCGGCTGGAGCACCCGCGCCGAGATGCTGGCCAACGTGGCGCTGGCCAGCGCCACATGCGGCCTGCTGCTGTGGCAGGTGCGCGCCAGCGCACGGCGGGCGGGCGGCGCAGCCCCGGCGCTGGCCCCTATCCTCTCGCTCATGATCTTCTCGCTCGGGCAGTCGGAGAACTGGTGGGGCGGCTGGAACATCCAGATCTTCCTAAACGTGCTGGGGGCGTGCGCCGCCATCCTGCTGCTGGGCGCAGGCGAGCAGCGCTGGGGCAGGCTGCTCCTCGCGGCAGGCTGCAGCGTGGTGGCTAGCTTCTCCTACAGCAACGGGCTGCTGCTGTGGCCGCTGGGCGCGGCGCTGCTGGCGGCGGGCGGAGGCTGGCGCAGGGGGCAGCGCCGCTATCTGGCGGCGTGGCTGGCATGTGGCGCGGCCACGGTCGGCGCGTTCTTCCACGGCTACAGCTGGACCTCGCAGACACCCAGCGCGGACGCGGTGCTCGGCCAGATCGGCAGCTACGCGGGCTATGCGCTCACCTACTTGGGCGCGCCGCCCGTGCGCGGCGCGGTGGAGCTGGTGTTCAGCCTGGCCACCGGCGACCACCGCGCGATCTGCAACCTGGGCGACAGCGACCTGTGCAGCTATGTCAACACCGCCGCGATCGGCGCGGGACTCGCCGGGCTGGCGCTGCTGCCGCTGGCCGCGTGGCTGGCGGCGCGGGCCATAGGCTGGCGCGGGCTGCTGCCCTACCTGGGGCTGGCGCTCTACGCGCTGGGCACGGGCGCATCCACCAGCCTTGGCCGCGCCAGCTACGGTATGCACCAGGCCATGGCCCAGCGCTACGCCACCACGGCCACGCTGTTCTGGGTGGCGCTGGTGGCGCTGCTGGCCCTGGGCGGGCGGCATGCGGGCCGCGCGTGGGCGCGCACGGCCTGCTATAGCATCGTTGGGGTCATAGCCGCAGCCACGCTGCTCTGCACCATCAAGGGCATCGATCACTTCCGCTGGCAGTACGAGTTCCTCGCCCCAGCCCGCCAGGCCCTGGCCACACTCGACGATGAGGCCATGCTGCAGCGGCTGTTCTTCGACACCGGCGTTGTGCGCCAGGGCGCGGCGGTGCTGCGCGAGTATCACCTGTCGATCTTCCGCTAGGGAGTGGCGGGAGCGCTGCAGACTCCAGCTCGTTGGGCAAGTGTAATCTGGCCACATTCACCAACCTTCTATCATATATTCCAATGAAATGTATATATATCAATCGAATTGAACCCAACAGAGTGCGCCAATATGGCGCACCCTGTATATAACGCTAGGCCGGTTGGCGCGGCGCTGCTACTTCGCCGCAGGCAGGATGGCGATGTGCTGGGCCGCTACACTGGTACCGCTGCGCTGGCCCGCGGCCCGGATCGTGGTGCCCACGGTCACATCGGCCAGGCTGGCGCTCACCTGCTGGTGCACGCTGCCGCCGCTGGCCAGCTTCACCGTGACGGTGCTGCCGTCGGCCTTGGTGACGGTCAGGCTGTCGGCGGATGCGGCGGTGACGGTGCCCATGAGGTGTCCAGCATCCTTGGCCTTGGGCGTGGCGGTGGCCGTGGTGGTGGGCTTGGCCGCGCCGCCTCGCTGGCCCTGGCCCGCGCCGCGCTTGGGCTGACCCTGGCGCGGCGTGTCCTGCGCGGCCTTATCCATCACGTGGATCCTGGTAGCGGTGAAGGTGCTGCCATCTAGCGTGCCGACGGCCTGGATCTGCTTGCCCACGGGCACATCGGCCAGCGCCACCGTGGCCTGCTTGCTAAACGTGGTGGTGCTGCTCACCGTCACGGTCACGCTCACGCTGTTCTTCCCGGCCAGCGTGATGGTGTTGCCGCTGATGGCCGTCACCGAGCCCACAGCGCCATGCATCGCGCCGCCGCGCTGCCCGCCGCCCTGCGGGCCGCCGCCCTTGCCGTGCTTGCCCTGCCCGGCAGCGGGCGTGGCCTGCGCCGCCACCACGCGGCCCGCACCATGCGCCACGCCGAGCGAGGCCAGCGACGCCACCGCGCCAACACCGAGGGCGAGAGCGACGCCGCCGATCAGGATGCGCTTGGAGAAAGAAGGCTTCATCTTTTCCCTCCCATATGCTTACGGTTCGCATGGGAAAGCCATGCGAGCTATGCGGCAGCCAGACAGCCGCCAGCATAGAGCAGCATACAAATGGCATATTTAGAAAATATGAAAAAGTCTGGGAGATCTTGCGCACATGTGCAGAAAAGCGGGGGCGCAGCGGCCCCGCCTGCTACCCGAGTGAGCAGGCTAGACCGAGCGGTGGAAGATGCCCTTGACCACAAACAGCACCCCGAACGAGATCACCAGCAGGATGGCCGAGAGCGTGAGCGCCACGCTCAGATCCAGCTCGAAGCCGATGTAGATAGCCAGCGGCATCGTCTGCGTGCGTCCGGGGAAATTGCCCGCGAAGATAATCGTCGCGCCGAACTCGCCCAGCGCGCGTGCCCACATCAGCACCGCGCCCGTAATCAGGGCCGTGCGCGAGAGCGGCAGGGTGATCAGCCAGAACACGTGGCCAGGGCCTGCTCCATCCACCGCCGCGGCCTGCTCCAGGTCGCGGTCGATCTCCACAAAGCCCGCCGAGGCCGTCTTGATGTAGAGCGGCAGCGCGACAAACAGCTGGGCCATCACCACGGCCACCTGGGTGAAGGCGATATGCAGCCCCAGCGCCTCCAGCGGCGGCCCGAACAGGCCGCGCCGCCCGAAGGCCAGCAGCAGGGCGATGCCAGCCACCGAGGGCGGCAGCACCATGGGCAGGTCCATCAGCGTGTCGAGCGTGCGCCGCCCTGGGAAGCGCCGCCGCGCCAGCAGGTAGGCCAGCGGGGTGCCGATCGCCACGCCGATCAGCACGGTGATGCCGCTGGTGGTCAGGCTGAGCGTCACCGCCTGCATCACCGACGGCTCGCGCAGGTGCGAGACGATCTGCAGCATATCCAGCCGCAGGATAAGCGCCACCAGCGGCACACACAGCACCAGCAGCGCCGGGATGCACAGCAGCAGCAGCCCCGCCGCCCTGCGCCGCCGCACCTTCACCATGGCCACCTGCGGGCGGGCCAGGCTGCGTTCTGCCACATTGGTCCTCTTTCCCCTAGGGCTTGGCGGCCGGGATGAAGCCGTAGCCAGCCAGGATGCCCTGGCCCTCCTGCGAGAGCACATACGCCACAAACTGCTGCGCCAGATCGGCGTTTGCCGCATCCTTCACGGTGGCGATCGGGTAGGTGGCGATCGTATTCAGGTCGTCGGGGATCTCGATCCGCGCCACCTTATCTGCCGCGTCGCCGACGATATCGGTGGTGTAGACGATGCCCGCATCGCCCTCGCCCAGCGCGATCTTGCTGAGCACCGCGCGCACGTTCTCCTCGTAGGATACCACGTTCGCCAGCACCGTCGGGCTGAAGGCCTCGGTGTACTCGGGCAGCTTGGAGGCCTTGGCAAACACATCCAGCGCATACTGGCCCACCGGCACCGACCTATCGGCCAGGATGAGCTTGAGGCCAGGCCTGGCCAGATCGGCCAGCGCTGCGACACCCGCCGACGACTCTTTGGGCGTGATCAGCACCAACCGGTTGCGCACGAAGGTCTGCTGGGTGCCGCTGATCACCTGGCCCGCCGTGATCACGTTCTTCATCTGCGCGGTGTTGGCCGAAGCGAACACATCCACCGGCGCGCCCTGGGCGATCTGCTGCGCCAGCTGCTGCGAGCCAGCGAAGTTGAACACCACCGTCACGCCTGGGTGGGCCTGCTCGAACTTCTTACCGATATCGCCAAACGACTCGGTGAGCGAGGCAGCGGCAAACACATTCAGCGTCACATGGTCGCCTGGGGCGCTGGCGGCAGCCTCGGCGGTCGCGGCCTCGGCGGTGGGCAGCGCGAAGGTGGGGATGGGCGCGGCGGTGGGCTTGGCGGTGGCCTCAACGACGGGCGCGGTGGCGCTGGGCTGCGCGGCACACGCGCACAGCACCATCAGCAGCGCCAAGGTGGAACATCTGCGAACCCAGCTCATACCGACAGTTCCTTTCAGGACAAAGCGGGCTTCTCCACGTGGCCTATCTAGCAGAGCGCCGCAGGGGCGAGCGCCGAGCTACATGTGTCGAGCCAGACCAGCGTCGCCTCGATCTGACCGATGCGAAAGCGCACCACCAGCCACTCGAACGAGCCTTCATCGAGCGCGGCGGACTGATCGCGCAGCGCGCCCAGCCAGCCCAGGCAGGCCTCGCGCTGGGTCGCCAGCAGCTGCGCGACCGCCCCGCTGCCAGCCTGGCGGGCAAAGTACAGCTTGGCCAAGAACTCAATGCGGAAATCGCGCCCGTGTTCGACCGGCGTGCTACGCCACTGGTCGAAGAACACCTGGCCTTGCTCGGTGAGGCTTAGCATCTTGCGCGGCGGGCGGTTGGCCTGCGGCTCCAGATCTGCCGCGATATAGCCCGCGTCCTCCAGCTTGGTGAGCAGGGCGTAGAGCTGGCTCTGCTTGAGATGCCACACCAGGCCAAGCGCCTCGGCCTGCTGCATCTGCTGGTGCATCTCGTAGGCGTGCACCGGGCGCTCGCGCAGAAACCCGAGCAGCGCGCACTCGACCGTAAGCGGGAGCTTGATCATAGGGCTCATACGAGACCTACCACACTAGGGGAATGTGGGGGAAGACACGCCGCGGCAGAGGGGGCCTCGGAGCACAGAGCGCAACGGCAAGGCCGCTCAGGGGGAGCGCTTCTCCCACATCTCCATCGAAGATTGGCCCGACGCGGCCTGATTGTACGGCTGTTTATTTAATAAGTAGCCCGATACGCTCTATACTAGTGGAACTATTGCATTTCGTCAACCTGGGAAAGATTCACGAAACCATAACGAACAGTTAACATCGCACAAGCATGGGAAGCAAGCAGCGGCGGGGCACC from the Chloroflexia bacterium SDU3-3 genome contains:
- the modB gene encoding molybdate ABC transporter permease subunit, with translation MVKVRRRRAAGLLLLCIPALLVLCVPLVALILRLDMLQIVSHLREPSVMQAVTLSLTTSGITVLIGVAIGTPLAYLLARRRFPGRRTLDTLMDLPMVLPPSVAGIALLLAFGRRGLFGPPLEALGLHIAFTQVAVVMAQLFVALPLYIKTASAGFVEIDRDLEQAAAVDGAGPGHVFWLITLPLSRTALITGAVLMWARALGEFGATIIFAGNFPGRTQTMPLAIYIGFELDLSVALTLSAILLVISFGVLFVVKGIFHRSV
- the modA gene encoding molybdate ABC transporter substrate-binding protein; the encoded protein is MSWVRRCSTLALLMVLCACAAQPSATAPVVEATAKPTAAPIPTFALPTAEAATAEAAASAPGDHVTLNVFAAASLTESFGDIGKKFEQAHPGVTVVFNFAGSQQLAQQIAQGAPVDVFASANTAQMKNVITAGQVISGTQQTFVRNRLVLITPKESSAGVAALADLARPGLKLILADRSVPVGQYALDVFAKASKLPEYTEAFSPTVLANVVSYEENVRAVLSKIALGEGDAGIVYTTDIVGDAADKVARIEIPDDLNTIATYPIATVKDAANADLAQQFVAYVLSQEGQGILAGYGFIPAAKP
- a CDS encoding PadR family transcriptional regulator, whose product is MIKLPLTVECALLGFLRERPVHAYEMHQQMQQAEALGLVWHLKQSQLYALLTKLEDAGYIAADLEPQANRPPRKMLSLTEQGQVFFDQWRSTPVEHGRDFRIEFLAKLYFARQAGSGAVAQLLATQREACLGWLGALRDQSAALDEGSFEWLVVRFRIGQIEATLVWLDTCSSALAPAALC